One window from the genome of Oryctolagus cuniculus chromosome 1, mOryCun1.1, whole genome shotgun sequence encodes:
- the LOC138847025 gene encoding endogenous retrovirus group K member 24 Env polyprotein-like → MGTWTCFYILDGYLSDWCGKQTMSQSSPSIFIITLLIGIVTAAVITAISIAAVGATTAAIALTGTVQTANTLNNLTASMAAALDTQTSLNVHIKGGLMIVNQRVDLVQEQVDTLWQLAQLGCEWKFSGLCVTSVQYDNMTQAANYSKQLSQMLLQNWSAEFDYTLKQLCLAMVTINSTRVDVSFASGLSSWICTAVSNLKEWAGLGALTGLLLLVVLFCLWCLCRMRTAYRRELAMIAQAFYALEAGQLRQAWLAFLEC, encoded by the coding sequence atggggacgtggacatgtttctatattctcgatggttacctgagcgactggtgcggcaaacagacaatgtcacaaagcagcccCTCGATCTTCATTATAACATTGCTGATTGGGATCGTTACTGCAGCCGTTATAACCGCCATTTCCATTGCAGCTGTGGGCGCTACAACAGCTGCTATAGCGCTCACAGGGACAGTTCAAACTGCTAATACCCTGAATAATCTGACGGCCTCCatggctgctgctttggatactcagacatccttaaatgtacatataaagggaggcttgatgattgttaatcagcgtgtggatttggtacaggagcaggtggatactctctggcagcttgctcagctaggatgtgagtggaaattttcagggttgtgtgtgacctctgttcagtacgataacatgactcaggcagcaaattactctaaacagttgtctcagatgctcttgcagaattggtccgcagaatttgactacaccttgaagcaactgtgccttgccatggtcaccatcaactccacgcgtgtggatgtctccttcgcaTCTGGATTGTCATCCTGGATCTGCACAGCCGTCTCCAACCTGAAGGAGTGGgcgggacttggagctttgacggggttgctgttacttgttgtgttattttgcctgtggtgtttgtgcaggatgaggacagcttatcggcgggaattggcca